A window of bacterium genomic DNA:
GCCGTGAGCCGAAAGGTTATAGGCTGTGCTGCCGGCCGGGGTAGAGACCAGAACCCCGTCGCAGATCATTTCCTCAAGTCGCACCACACCGTCAACCTCGATACGGATCTTGGCCGCCAGGCGGCTATTCCTTCTAAGCGACACCTCGTTGATGGCAATCGCCTGGTGCGTCAAGCCATTGGCATCGGTGGCAATCATGCGGAGCGGGTTCAGTTCCGTCGATTGGGCGTGGGCCAGGCGTTCCATCAGGCCGTCTTCGTTGTAATGGTTCATCAGGAAGCCGATCGTGCCCTGGTTCATGCCGTAGATGGGGACGCGGCGCTCCAT
This region includes:
- a CDS encoding NAD kinase yields the protein MNFKTVAFVGARQKAAQEALKRLSARYDHVSPDEADIVVALGGDGFMLQTLHRHMERRVPIYGMNQGTIGFLMNHYNEDGLMERLAHAQSTELNPLRMIATDANGLTHQAIAINEVSLRRNSRLAAKIRIEVDGVVRLEEMICDGVLVSTPAGSTAYNLSAHG